A genomic segment from Triticum dicoccoides isolate Atlit2015 ecotype Zavitan chromosome 1A, WEW_v2.0, whole genome shotgun sequence encodes:
- the LOC119364041 gene encoding histone H4 has translation MSGRGKGGKGLGKGGAKRHRKVLRDNIQGITKPAIRRLARRGGVKRISGLIYEETRGVLKIFLENVIRDAVTYTEHARRKTVTAMDVVYALKRQGRTLYGFGG, from the coding sequence ATGTCCGGGCGCGGCAAGGGAGGCAAGGGGCTCGGCAAGGGCGGCGCCAAGCGCCACCGGAAGGTGCTGCGCGACAACATCCAGGGCATCACCAAGCCGGCCATCAGGCGCCTGGCTCGCCGGGGCGGCGTGAAGCGCATCTCGGGgctcatctacgaggagacccgcggcgtgctcaagatcttcctcgagaacgTCATCCGCGACGCCGTCACCTACACCGAGCACGCCCGCCGCAAGACCGTCACCGCCATGGACGTCGTCTACGCCCTCAAGCGCCAGGGCCGCACCCTCTACGGCTTCGGCGGCTAG